One window of Quercus robur chromosome 5, dhQueRobu3.1, whole genome shotgun sequence genomic DNA carries:
- the LOC126725503 gene encoding uncharacterized protein LOC126725503 → MLDGLLKPKFYNKCKSNLKLLKVRLEGIKKKRNAVQKYLKSDIVDLLRNNLDINAYGRAEGLLVEQNMTTCYELIENFRGCIYSHVSAMNKQSECPEECKEAISSLIYAAARFSDLPELRELRTIFNERYGSSLESYTNKELVERLKAKAPTKEMKLQLLQDLAQEFSINWDIKALEPKLYTSIPKQEHRRHGSLSNTDDEKWQKNKDDTVPEKNNQDSENRLSNGRGSITKRNDKDLNFRGRKDVTDDDKWQKNKDDAVPEKNNQDSTNRLSNGRGSITKRNDRDLNSRGIKDVTGDRHGMPTISEDKITTELSQGGLKKSSSLVGSVSKDEVDDKRPFYYKYTTPPYLKTKYEKDESSSEEPTKLKGHIDKEAAQHIDHPVVEDKPKPRSVRSRNLKPPPGRSNVGSSENDGVTTLDSRGTKQEDARRSLRTIHSDDSAPRDEEDTNVDDLLMHFSKKKSPDESGKKKIYLKPPPSRQSDVDHGGYKWNRMKSDLDIGPARVEPTTSTGATKRHVRATSLQPEMLNVGQHVHPNLPDYDELAARLANIR, encoded by the exons ATGCTAGACGGATTATTAAAGCCAAAATTCTACAACAAATG CAAATCAAATTTGAAGCTTTTGAAGGTTCGGCTAGAGGggataaagaagaagagaaatgcTGTGCAGAAATATTTGAAGAGTGATATAGTTGACCTTCTTAGGAATAACCTTGACATCAATGCCTATGGCAGG GCTGAAGGGCTTCTAGTTGAGCAAAACATGACAACCTGTTATGAACTCATTGAAAATTTCCGTGGGTGCATCTACAGTCATGTCTCTGCCATGAATAAACAGAG CGAGTGTCCTGAGGAATGCAAGGAAGCTATATCATCTTTGATCTATGCCGCAGCAAGATTCTCTGATTTGCCAGAACTCCGTGAACTCAGAACTATTTTTAATGAGAGATATGGAAGTTCACTTGAATCTTATACAAATAAAGAG TTGGTTGAGAGGTTAAAGGCAAAGGCTCCTACAAAAGAGATgaagcttcagttgctgcaagaCCTAGCACAAGAATTCTCTATAAATTGGGATATCAAGGCTTTGGAACCGAAACTGTATACTTCTATACCAAAACAA GAGCATCGCAGACATGGTTCTTTAAGCAATACTGATGATGAAAAATGGCAGAAAAACAAGGATGACACAGTCCCAGAAAAAAACAATCAGGATTCTGAAAACAGACTGAGCAATGGGAGGGGATCTATTACAAAAAGAAATGACAAAGACCTTAATTTTCGTGGAAGAAAGGATGTCACTGATGATGACAAATGGCAGAAAAACAAGGATGATGCAGTCCCAGAAAAAAACAATCAGGATTCTACAAACAGACTGAGCAATGGGAGGGGTTCTATTACAAAAAGGAATGACAGAGACCTTAATTCTCGTGGAATAAAGGATGTCACTGGTGATAGACATGGGATGCCTACAATTAGTGAAGATAAGATAACTACCGAGTTATCCCAAGGTGGCCTAAAAAAGTCTTCAAGTTTAGTTGGAAGTGTCTCTAAAGACGAAGTAGACGATAAGAGGCCATTTTACTACAAATATACCACTCCACCTTACctcaaaacaaaatatgaaaaagatgaaAGCAGCTCAGAGGAACCTACAAAATTAAAGGGTCATATTGATAAGGAAGCAGCTCAACATATTGATCATCCAGTGGTTGAAGATAAACCAAAACCAAGATCAGTTAGGAGCAGAAACTTGAAACCACCACCAGGTCGCAGTAATGTTGGAAGTTCAGAAAATGATGGTGTTACAACGTTGGATTCAAGGGGAACAAAACAAGAAGATGCTAGAAGAAGCTTGCGAACCATTCATTCAGATGATAGTGCTCCAAGGGATGAGGAGGATACGAATGTAGATGATCTTTTGATGCATTTCAGTAAAAAGAAGTCACCTGATGAATCAGGCAAGAAAAAGATATATCTGAAACCTCCTCCTTCCCGACAAAGTGATGTTGATCATGGTGGATATAAGTGGAACAGAATGAAATCTGATTTGGATATTGGACCTGCAAGAGTGGAACCAACAACTTCAACTGGGGCAACAAAAAGGCATGTTCGAGCCACTTCCTTACAACCGGAGATGCTGAACGTGGGTCAGCATGTTCATCCTAATCTGCCCGACTATGATGAATTAGCTGCTCGGCTGGCAAAtattagataa
- the LOC126727981 gene encoding uncharacterized protein LOC126727981, protein MSEVHLGCPPGISGPHISHFTISLPNQTFSVDPDGDLVLTRRNKPASCIYRVTIQHNITSSIPNVGLQVWRAELVLSDFVLHKMFTSAEFDGIVALELGAGTGLVGILLARVAKTVFVTDHGDEILNNCAENVDLNSGLFNCQAAVYVHELEWMSPWPPRVVGPGESPLHKRISLSITWEPKSFCLFVSFWYSWTFSEVEEVQGASLLVAADVIYSDDLTDAFFNVLEKFMSLGSEKVLYLALEKRYNFSVNDLDVVANGYSHFRSYLRDDSECKDIKNGSVPCFVGKRIDITQIQQYVRDYDRGNDVEIWRIKYEKKKSQCRDSCDNEAKVM, encoded by the exons ATGAGCGAGGTCCACCTAGGATGCCCACCTGGCATCTCTGGGCCCCACATTTCCCACTTCACCATTTCTCT ACCAAATCAAACATTTAGCGTGGACCCAGATGGTGATCTTGTTCTAACTAGGCGTAACA AACCAGCTTCCTGTATTTACCGTGTGACCATCCAGCATAATATCACATCATCAATTCCAAATGTCGGTTTGCAG GTGTGGAGAGCAGAACTAGTGTTATCTGATTTTGTGCTGCATAAGATGTTTACTTCAGCTGAGTTTGATGGAATTGTAGCATTAGAACTTGGTGCTGGAACAG GGTTGGTGGGTATATTACTTGCACGTGTTGCAAAAACGGTGTTTGTAACTG ACCATGGTGATGAAATCCTTAACAACTGTGCTGAGAATGTTGACCTTAATTCTGGACTGTTCAACTGTCAAGCAGCAGTTTATGTGCACGAACTTGAATGGATGAGTCCGTGGCCCCCTAGAGTAGTAGGACCAGGAGAGTCTCCTCTGCATaaaag AATTTCACTTTCAATTACTTGGGAGCCTAaatcattttgtttatttgtgtcATTCTGGTACTCCTGGACCTTTTCTGAAGTTGAAGAAGTCCAAGGAGCTTCTTTGCTTGTGGCTGCTGACGTAATTTATAGTGATGACTTGACTGATgcatttttcaatgttttggaGAAATTTATGTCCCTAGGTTCAGAGAAG GTGTTATACTTGGCATTGGAAAAGCGCTACAACTTCAGTGTCAATGATCTCGATGTTGTTGCAAATGGTTATTCACACTTTCGTAGTTATTTGAGGGATGACAGCG AATGCAAGGACATCAAAAATGGATCTGTCCCTTGTTTTGTTGGAAAGCGCATCGATATCACACAAATTCAACAATATGTGAGGGATTACGATAGAGGAAATGATGTTGAGATTTGGCGgattaaatatgagaaaaaaaaatcccaatgtAGAGACTCCTGTGACAATGAGGCTAAAGTAATGTAG